The Polynucleobacter sp. JS-Mosq-20-D10 region CTTATTGCGTAATTGCATGATGGTTAAAGGAATGAACAATGGTCTTCAAAAAATCACAGTCTATTAAGTTTTTACAACCCACAATGGAATCCTTTGAAACAATAGTGGGGCCAGCTACCGAGGTTCATGGGCGAATTGTTGCAAATGAAAGTTTACGCATTGATGGTCGCGTGGTTGGGAATATAGAATCACGCCAAGGAAAAAACGTGAGCATTGCTCTTGGACGCACTGGCATGGTGCAAGGCGATATCAATGCCTATAGAGTGCTAGTTGCGGGACGAGTAGAGGGTAATATTTATGCTACTGAGCGCGTGGAGTTACATGAGGGGGCGGAAGTGCGTGGAGATATTACTTATGGCCAGTTAGGAATTGAACATGGTGCCAAGTTAAACGGTTTGATGATTTCCAAAAGTAGCGAAGAACCAGAGGGTGCAACCGATTCAACTGCAATTTTTCAGGCAAATTGGAACAAAATTAAAAGTCAATAATTTGTTAATGCAGGCTCAGAATATGAAATGAGCCTATATTTATTCGATATCGCTAATCTCATCTTTTGGCTGAATGTCAGTTTCAGTAAAAGAGTGTTTGGCTGAGGATGTGGGGGCATCAATTAAGCGTAGCTCGCCACTCAGCTTTGCTCCTTTTTCTACACTCATTTCAGCATATTGTGTAAGACCAGTAATTTTTGCACTGGATCGAACGTTCAAATGATTCGTGACATTGAGGCCTTGAGTAACTTCACCACGAACTTCGACAACTTCCGCGTTGATTCTGCCATTAACAATTCCTGAGGTGTCAACCAAGACTTCTTTGGTGTTCAATTCACCCTCTACAAGGCCTGCAACCACTGCCATTTCTGGTACCTCAAAGGTGCCTCTGACAATGACCCCTTCGCCTACGAAAAGTGATCCTCTGGGATTGTTATCAGCCATGATATTTCCTGAATAAGTGAGTACGTGCTAATAATATAACAATACTAACAACTTAGGAAAAGCTCAGAGGGGTGTGCCGCTGAGTGAACTATCAAACTACAGATTAATCCTTGGCGCTTGTAGGGATGGATAGTTCCGCAAACTGATCCTTTAAATTCTTCAGAGTAAGGATTTTGCTCTCAATGATGGGGAGCTGTGTCTGAAATGTCTGGATTCTCTGCTGGTAAATGAGTTCTAAATCATCCATCTCCTTGCGGGAAATGACTCCCCCCATTTGTTTTGCCATTTCGGGGTTGAAGCGGATTGCTACCCTAAAGCCAAAAAAATGGATACTCATGCCAATCAGAATAAATACGCTAAAGGATAAAAGCGCAATCTTAATAACGGTTTTACGGGTTATTTTTATCTGCTTCATGGATGAAGTAGACCCAGAGATCCAAATTAACTGCATTTTTAACCTTTAAATTGATATGAAGCGATTCTAGCATTAGGATGCATTTGCATTTATTCCTTTTAATTAGCATATGTAATGATAATTTGATACCATCCTAATTATTAAAAGTAATGCTGTTTTCCCTAAGAATATGAGATTTCTTGGATTTTCAAGATGATATGTGCAGTGCAATAATTTAAGGGCTTTACATTAATGCGGCCTCACCAGCACCATGCACAACTAGAAATTATTGGCTCAGTATTAAAAGAGGCTAGAGAGAAAAAAAATCTAGCCCGAGCAGAGTTTGCCAACTCATGTTGTTTGTCCACCAAAATGATTTTGGAGTTGGAAGAGGGTGGTATGGGCTCTTTCTACACATTTGAACTAAAGATTGCCACAGCAAAGCGAGTTGGTAGAGTCTTGGGGTTGGATGAATCATCTTATCTGATAGATCCCAGCGCCACAGAATCGATTGAAGAAACTTCAATTGAGCCAGGTGAAGTCCAAGAGATTTTCGCCTCTAAAAAACATGAGGTAGTCGGAACTGATTCAGGCCCAAAGAATCCCCCGCTCAGAAACGAGACCATATCATCCGCAGAGCTCGCAAATCCTCAGGTTCTGAATTTGGATGAGCCGCTAAATCAGCTTAATAGAAAACAGGGGTTTGAGTTGGGCGCTTCCGGGGCTGGTGTCGTAACAATCAGAGTGATGACAATCCTGTTGAGTTTTTTAGTGCTGACGGGCGCTATTTATGGACTAAATGATCGGTTCAACATCATCAATTTAGCTATTGGGATAGTGAACCCCCCGCAGCAAGCCGAAGTAGCTAATGATGCTCAGGATTCAAAAGTTGATCAAGACTTAGCTCTAAAGTCTGAGAGTTCTGATGCTACGATTAAATCGCCAGAAACTCAGCCAGCTCAAGCGCTTCAAACCACTCCTAGTGAACAATGCCCATATAAACAGGAGGCGCAATTACCCAGCTATCAATCGCCTAATCCTTCCAAGAAGGGGGATATTGTGAATATCAAATCTCTGATTAAGCAAGCTATTTGTGTTGTAGATAATTCTGGGAAGCAAACAGTTGTTAATCTAGAGTCAAACGCCTCTTATGCATTTCGGGGTACATCCCCATTTGTGGTGATTACTCAGGACTTGGATAGCGTTGAAATGTATTTTCAGGGTTGGAGAGTTCGTGCACCAAACGCAGGCACAAAACAGATTAAATTACTGGAAGTTTCCTTATAAAATACCCATAAGATAAAAAGAAGCAAAATTGAGGTGTTCAAATGTTTGAATTTTCTAAAAAAAGTAATCCCAATACAGATTCTCAACTGACGTATTTAACTACAGTTGGAGCCGGCTCCATTATGAAGGGTGACTTTATTCATAGTGGAAATATGCTTTTGTTAGGCCATTTAATTGGCGACATTTCCCAGACTGAGGAAGAGGGCTCTGGTAATGGTCATACCGCTGTAATCGGATCAACCGGATTCTTATTGGGAAACATTTATAGCCCACATGCGATCATTATTGGAAGAATCGAGGGTTCGGTTTTTGCAAAAGGACGAGTTGAAATTTATCCCGGAGCTGTAGTGATTGGAGATGTTACTTATGCGCAGATTAATGTGCACCCAGACGCCAAGGTCAACGGTAATCTCAGGTGTTTATTACCGGATGCTGCTGAGCAAAAAAATCTCTCTTTAAGCAATGAAGAGATGCCGAGCAATGTTGTTCTATTGGCTAAAGCAGAGTGATATTCAAATTCAATGTGACCGTTGGATCGATTATCTGTAGCCAACAAGCGCTTTCATAACCTTGAAGTGTTGATATAAGGGAATGCCTGTTCCAATGAAAACCCCCCTCCTTCTAGGCCTCTTTGTTTTATTGGTGGCTTCAGGGGGACTTTTTTACAGCTACTACACTCGGGATTTGCCTGAATGTAAGGACGAATACATACAAATATTGTTAAACCAAGAGATTCGAAATAACGAAGCTTTGATTCAAGACTCACGCACATTGGCTTTTAATGATATTTCAGAAATGTCGCATCGCAATGGGGCGCGCATTTGTTCTACCAACTTACTCACCACCCAAGGTGCTTATTCTGTAGGCTATCAGGTAGTTAATCAAGTGATGGTGAAGGACACAATCTGGCAGCGATTAACAGGCCCTACAGATTATTCAGTCAAGATCGAATATGTCAGGAAAGCAAAACGAGACTAGTTACTTTGGATAAGCAACGTTTTTTTGGAAATCCTCGGTCTTCCAGCTTTTGCTTAAATCCCCTGTTGGGCCATATACGACAAATGTATATAAGACGCCGACGATTAATCCGGCAATCAAGCCTATTTTAAGGATTGAATAATCACGCTTCTCCGGCACTATTTTGTTAGCAGGAGGCGGTTTATGTGAGGTGAAAAATTCTGGAAATGCTGTTTCTAAAGTAGTGCGTGCTTTTTTAATATGCTGGTAAACATGCTCCTCACTCTCGCCTTGCTCTAAACCAAGCGCAGCATTTTTATAAGATTTACTCGCAGACTCTAAAAGTTTTGCAATATGGGCATAGCTTTTTTGGCGATTCGTTGTATCAGGCGTCATGACGAGGTTTGATTTCTTTCATCCGAGTAGCTTATTACAAATATTTATAGAAAAAATCTGCCCACTATGTACAGAGTTATTCCTGCAGCAAATACATAGGCTATAGACTTAAGCAGGGTTTTTTCTATAGTGTTTTCGATAGTTTTTTCGATACCAT contains the following coding sequences:
- a CDS encoding polymer-forming cytoskeletal protein produces the protein MVFKKSQSIKFLQPTMESFETIVGPATEVHGRIVANESLRIDGRVVGNIESRQGKNVSIALGRTGMVQGDINAYRVLVAGRVEGNIYATERVELHEGAEVRGDITYGQLGIEHGAKLNGLMISKSSEEPEGATDSTAIFQANWNKIKSQ
- a CDS encoding polymer-forming cytoskeletal protein, whose amino-acid sequence is MADNNPRGSLFVGEGVIVRGTFEVPEMAVVAGLVEGELNTKEVLVDTSGIVNGRINAEVVEVRGEVTQGLNVTNHLNVRSSAKITGLTQYAEMSVEKGAKLSGELRLIDAPTSSAKHSFTETDIQPKDEISDIE
- a CDS encoding RodZ family helix-turn-helix domain-containing protein, translating into MRPHQHHAQLEIIGSVLKEAREKKNLARAEFANSCCLSTKMILELEEGGMGSFYTFELKIATAKRVGRVLGLDESSYLIDPSATESIEETSIEPGEVQEIFASKKHEVVGTDSGPKNPPLRNETISSAELANPQVLNLDEPLNQLNRKQGFELGASGAGVVTIRVMTILLSFLVLTGAIYGLNDRFNIINLAIGIVNPPQQAEVANDAQDSKVDQDLALKSESSDATIKSPETQPAQALQTTPSEQCPYKQEAQLPSYQSPNPSKKGDIVNIKSLIKQAICVVDNSGKQTVVNLESNASYAFRGTSPFVVITQDLDSVEMYFQGWRVRAPNAGTKQIKLLEVSL
- a CDS encoding polymer-forming cytoskeletal protein — encoded protein: MFEFSKKSNPNTDSQLTYLTTVGAGSIMKGDFIHSGNMLLLGHLIGDISQTEEEGSGNGHTAVIGSTGFLLGNIYSPHAIIIGRIEGSVFAKGRVEIYPGAVVIGDVTYAQINVHPDAKVNGNLRCLLPDAAEQKNLSLSNEEMPSNVVLLAKAE